A portion of the Pedobacter cryoconitis genome contains these proteins:
- a CDS encoding winged helix-turn-helix transcriptional regulator, with protein sequence MTDTEIIKASQAICDALSAEEDGLKRDVLGHLGNTWSLLIIQMLGVNGKLRFSRLQEQVKGISQKMLTKSLRDLERDGLITRTMFLEVPPRVEYELTELGRGLLIQILPLWTWVLDQSDDFKMARSVFDEKAKKPIVI encoded by the coding sequence ATGACCGATACCGAAATTATTAAAGCATCACAGGCCATTTGTGATGCCCTTTCAGCAGAAGAAGATGGCCTTAAAAGAGATGTTTTAGGCCATTTAGGTAATACCTGGTCGCTTTTGATTATCCAGATGCTTGGCGTTAATGGTAAGCTCCGTTTCTCCCGTTTGCAGGAGCAGGTGAAAGGAATAAGTCAGAAAATGCTAACGAAAAGTCTTCGGGATCTGGAAAGAGATGGGTTAATTACCAGAACTATGTTCCTGGAAGTTCCGCCAAGGGTGGAATATGAACTGACTGAATTGGGGCGTGGATTGCTAATCCAGATTCTTCCGCTATGGACATGGGTACTGGATCAGTCGGACGATTTCAAAATGGCACGTAGTGTTTTTGATGAGAAAGCTAAAAAACCAATTGTAATCTAA
- a CDS encoding NmrA family NAD(P)-binding protein: MYIVTGSTSNTGSVVAHQLLDAGKKVRVIGRSLEKMAPFLNRGAEAFVAGPTDAQALIQAFKGAKAAWIMLQPNYIADSADFTGYQAQVTDAIAQAITANPLEYAVTLSSWGADLESGSGPVLGLHQMEQVMNTLSIQNLLHLRAGYFMENTLSYLPSILKNGKVSGPFDQNILLPFIATKDVGYMAAKALINLTFKGKLVQELHGQRDLSIREATAMIGNAIGKPGLVYQQNTIQGFKSDLIAAGFSANVVALMEEVVIGINSKHITTSQKRTIASTTSTSFENFLEESFVPAYDRLQE, encoded by the coding sequence ATGTATATAGTTACAGGTTCTACCAGCAACACTGGAAGTGTTGTTGCACATCAATTGTTAGACGCAGGAAAAAAGGTTAGGGTGATTGGCCGGAGTTTAGAAAAAATGGCCCCTTTCCTTAACAGGGGAGCAGAAGCTTTCGTTGCCGGGCCTACCGATGCGCAAGCTTTAATTCAGGCTTTTAAAGGCGCAAAGGCTGCCTGGATAATGCTTCAGCCAAATTACATTGCTGACAGTGCTGATTTTACGGGATATCAGGCCCAGGTTACGGATGCTATTGCGCAGGCCATTACAGCAAATCCTCTCGAGTATGCCGTTACATTAAGTAGCTGGGGTGCTGATCTGGAAAGTGGTTCCGGTCCTGTTCTTGGTTTACATCAAATGGAACAAGTCATGAATACGTTGTCTATTCAAAATCTACTTCATTTAAGAGCTGGTTATTTTATGGAAAATACGCTTTCTTATCTGCCATCTATTCTGAAAAATGGAAAGGTTTCAGGGCCTTTTGATCAGAATATACTTTTGCCATTTATCGCGACTAAAGATGTTGGATATATGGCTGCGAAGGCTTTGATTAACCTTACTTTTAAAGGGAAACTTGTGCAGGAATTGCATGGTCAGCGTGATTTGAGTATACGTGAAGCAACAGCAATGATTGGCAATGCAATTGGAAAACCCGGGTTGGTTTATCAGCAAAATACAATTCAGGGATTTAAATCAGATTTGATAGCTGCTGGATTTTCGGCAAATGTTGTCGCATTAATGGAGGAGGTCGTTATTGGTATAAATAGCAAACATATCACTACCTCGCAAAAACGGACAATAGCATCTACAACCTCAACTTCTTTTGAGAATTTCCTGGAAGAATCTTTTGTACCGGCCTATGACCGGTTGCAGGAGTGA
- a CDS encoding aldose epimerase family protein, with protein MKVNYITILAIAGTAFASCNSETKSTQVSDSAQTVKLAADSFKRTTDGRETGLYILKNSKNAEAVFTNYGGRLVSLLIPDKSGKLTDVVVGFNSVNAYEKSTEPYFGATIGRYGNRIAKGKFSLDGKSYTLFTNNGQNTLHGGKKGYQSVVWDAKQPDAHQVEFKYISKDMEEGFPGNLAVTVTYTLTEENELKMDYVATTDQPTVVNLTNHAFFNLNGEGSGTILGHQLQIYADGYTPVDSTLIPTGKIEKVAGTPFDFSKSLTIGSRINDKNQQLDYGKGYDHNFVLNKTKGMGMFHAATVRGDKSGIVMDVYTTEPGLQFYSGNFMQGKNTFKGGSRDDFRTAIALETQHFPDSPNQAAFPSTVLKPGQTYKTSSIYKFSGL; from the coding sequence ATGAAGGTTAATTACATCACTATTTTAGCAATTGCAGGGACAGCTTTTGCTTCCTGTAATTCAGAAACTAAATCAACGCAGGTATCAGATAGCGCGCAAACGGTTAAGCTTGCTGCAGATTCTTTTAAAAGGACTACAGATGGCCGGGAAACTGGGCTTTATATCCTGAAGAATTCTAAAAACGCAGAAGCTGTATTTACCAATTATGGCGGGCGGCTGGTTAGTTTGCTGATTCCGGATAAATCAGGAAAATTAACAGATGTAGTGGTCGGTTTTAATAGTGTGAATGCGTATGAAAAGTCTACAGAACCTTATTTCGGAGCAACAATCGGACGTTATGGTAACCGGATTGCCAAGGGTAAATTTAGTTTGGACGGTAAGTCCTATACTTTATTTACTAACAATGGTCAGAATACTTTGCATGGTGGTAAAAAGGGCTATCAATCTGTAGTTTGGGATGCAAAGCAACCGGATGCACATCAGGTGGAATTTAAATATATATCAAAAGATATGGAAGAGGGGTTTCCGGGTAATTTAGCTGTTACGGTAACTTATACATTAACAGAGGAAAATGAATTGAAAATGGATTATGTGGCTACAACTGATCAACCAACTGTAGTGAATTTAACCAACCATGCTTTCTTTAACCTGAATGGAGAAGGAAGCGGTACGATTTTAGGCCATCAGTTACAGATTTATGCAGATGGATATACCCCTGTTGATTCTACTTTGATCCCCACTGGTAAGATCGAAAAGGTGGCTGGAACTCCGTTTGATTTCTCTAAATCATTAACTATAGGTTCAAGGATTAATGACAAAAACCAGCAGTTAGATTATGGTAAAGGTTATGACCATAACTTTGTGTTGAATAAAACGAAAGGAATGGGCATGTTCCATGCAGCTACTGTCAGAGGAGATAAATCAGGTATTGTCATGGATGTTTATACCACTGAACCTGGATTGCAGTTTTATAGCGGTAACTTCATGCAAGGTAAAAATACCTTTAAAGGTGGTTCAAGAGATGATTTTAGAACGGCAATAGCATTGGAAACACAGCATTTTCCGGATTCTCCTAATCAGGCTGCTTTTCCTTCGACGGTACTTAAGCCCGGACAAACTTATAAAACGAGTTCAATTTATAAGTTTTCGGGTCTTTAA
- a CDS encoding DUF6377 domain-containing protein, whose translation MKFLVLNLLLLFIGCLNCTAQSPIRELEKLKLVLKEKSKLDAQKHRRIDFLKASLAQKDLNLKDEYLIYLKLYNEYKSFQYDKAFYYAHQLQRISGQLKDPAKIAYAKLKLGFILLSSGMFKETFDSLSTLKIKHLPDSVKREYYLLNARTYYDLADFDQDDYYTRIYTTKASFYVDSALKLCDIHSFEYSYYSGLKLIKVGDLGHAIPKLKSLINSKRLSYHQYAITASTLSDIYIRHQQNHIAVRLLINASIADIKSATKEAAAMLNLAQLLNKNNNTEDAYLFIKAAMDDAVNYGARQRKVQVSAILLVIASAKILREQEQKQMLFFYSALLTILSIIIIVFAIIVYKQLKRIKAADKLVLEANARLRNTIEKLNEAEKIKEEYIGYYLHIISDYLNKLEKIKSSITQRLTTKKFDEIKVLVGNINLKKEREELFSNFDKAFLKLFPNFLTEFNTLFPVEYQVRLLPHQLLNTDLRIFALIRLGVNDPDKLARILEYSLNTIYNYRTRIKNKSNNPEGFEVAILNIRAI comes from the coding sequence ATGAAATTCCTGGTGCTTAATCTTCTCTTGTTATTTATCGGTTGTCTTAACTGTACCGCCCAATCTCCTATAAGGGAGCTGGAAAAACTTAAACTTGTTTTAAAAGAAAAATCAAAGCTGGATGCTCAAAAACACAGGCGTATAGATTTCCTGAAAGCTTCACTGGCACAAAAGGACTTGAATTTAAAGGATGAATATCTTATTTACCTGAAATTATATAACGAATATAAATCTTTCCAGTACGACAAAGCATTTTATTACGCCCATCAGTTACAACGGATCAGTGGCCAACTAAAAGATCCAGCCAAAATTGCTTATGCTAAATTAAAGCTGGGCTTCATCTTACTTTCTTCAGGAATGTTTAAAGAGACATTCGATTCCTTAAGCACCTTAAAAATCAAGCACCTTCCTGATTCGGTAAAAAGAGAATATTATTTGCTGAATGCCAGAACTTATTATGATCTGGCAGATTTTGATCAGGATGATTATTACACCAGGATCTATACGACAAAAGCCAGCTTTTATGTAGACTCAGCGCTTAAACTCTGCGATATCCATTCTTTTGAATACTCCTATTATAGCGGATTGAAATTAATTAAAGTTGGTGATCTTGGACATGCTATCCCTAAGCTCAAATCACTGATCAACAGCAAACGGCTATCTTACCATCAATATGCTATCACAGCCTCTACTTTAAGTGATATATATATTCGGCATCAGCAAAACCATATTGCTGTAAGACTGCTTATTAATGCTTCTATCGCTGACATAAAATCAGCTACAAAAGAAGCTGCGGCGATGTTAAATTTAGCACAGCTATTAAATAAAAATAACAATACAGAAGATGCTTATCTTTTTATCAAAGCAGCCATGGATGATGCAGTTAATTATGGCGCGAGACAGCGGAAAGTACAAGTAAGCGCTATTTTACTGGTCATTGCCAGTGCCAAAATCTTAAGGGAGCAGGAGCAAAAACAAATGTTGTTTTTTTACTCCGCACTGCTGACTATCTTATCGATCATAATTATTGTTTTTGCCATTATCGTTTACAAACAACTCAAAAGGATCAAAGCAGCTGACAAACTGGTTTTAGAGGCAAATGCAAGACTGAGAAATACGATAGAAAAGCTGAACGAGGCAGAAAAGATCAAAGAAGAATATATAGGATACTATCTTCATATCATTTCTGATTACCTGAATAAACTGGAAAAGATTAAAAGTTCCATTACACAAAGGCTTACGACCAAAAAATTTGATGAAATCAAGGTATTGGTAGGCAATATCAATCTAAAAAAAGAACGCGAAGAATTATTCAGCAACTTTGATAAAGCATTCCTAAAACTCTTCCCGAACTTCCTTACTGAATTCAATACCCTTTTCCCGGTTGAATATCAGGTCAGACTGCTCCCCCATCAGTTATTAAACACAGATTTAAGAATATTTGCCCTTATTCGTTTGGGCGTGAATGACCCGGATAAACTGGCCCGTATACTGGAATATTCGCTAAATACAATTTATAATTACCGGACAAGGATTAAGAATAAATCGAATAATCCAGAAGGATTTGAGGTTGCTATTTTGAATATAAGGGCTATATAA
- a CDS encoding glutaminase family protein: MKRLFISLALAGLLLKASAQQQHSSVQQQHSSVQQQRIAPAYPLLTHDPYFSVWSFTDGLNTSATKHWTGANQSLTGLLKVDGQVYRFLGGQEESYQTLLPASDEKVYTAKYVESEPEKGWNQAGFTETSWKTGTAPFGDGAATTQWRTKDLWMRRTFNLEQTDFKGLKLKLMNDDDAEVYLNGTRIFACECFNGKFIYVPVDTKLLKKGQNLLAVHVKNNVGGQWLDAGLVYDKPVAGNSTVLLAKQTKVGITATQTSYSFECGKVNLDVDFTSPLLMNDLNLLSRPVSYVSFKVKAKDGKKHNAEVYFGASTGLVVNTEFQEVTAKQYKTGQLSVLKAGTKEQAILKKKGDDVRIDWGYLYVAAPQNAQAKQYTGAAEEALTAFTTGKTTGKTSMDGKKLVLSTVLPFNQVGASAVEKHILIGYDDLYSVQYFGQNLKPWWNRKNDQTIEKQLEMANTEYTTVLKKSNDFDQRFHADNLKAGGAKYADLLDLSYRQAISAHKLVESPQGELLFLSKENFSNGSINTVDITYPSAPLFLVYNPDLLKGMLNGIFYYSESGKWKKPFPAHDLGTYPLANGQTYGEDMPVEEAGNMIILAAAIARVEGNADYAKKHWKTLSIWADYLSKEGFDPANQLCTDDFAGHMARNANLSVKAIVALGGYGMLADKLGMKAEAVKYKQMAKQMSVKWMEMANDGDHYALTFDQKNTWSQKYNMVWDKVLDMDIFPKEVFKKEIKYYLTKQNAFGLPLDSRRSYTKSDWIMWTATLTDNRADFEKFIDPIYKFAIETPSRVPLNDWHETTDGKQVGFQARSVVAGYAMKLLDYKLHGK; the protein is encoded by the coding sequence ATGAAACGATTATTTATCTCTTTAGCTTTAGCGGGTTTGCTGCTCAAAGCTTCAGCCCAGCAACAGCACTCTTCAGTTCAGCAGCAACATTCTTCAGTTCAGCAGCAGCGTATTGCTCCGGCATATCCATTGCTTACGCACGATCCTTATTTTAGTGTCTGGTCATTTACAGACGGATTAAATACTTCAGCGACCAAACACTGGACCGGAGCAAATCAGTCACTGACAGGTTTGTTAAAAGTAGATGGACAGGTTTACCGCTTTTTGGGTGGACAGGAGGAAAGCTACCAGACGTTACTGCCTGCTTCTGATGAAAAAGTATATACTGCAAAATATGTAGAATCTGAGCCTGAAAAGGGTTGGAATCAGGCAGGGTTTACAGAAACCAGCTGGAAAACCGGAACAGCTCCTTTTGGAGACGGTGCTGCAACCACGCAATGGAGAACTAAAGACCTTTGGATGCGCAGGACATTTAATTTGGAACAAACAGATTTTAAAGGTTTGAAACTTAAATTGATGAATGATGATGATGCCGAGGTCTATTTAAACGGAACCCGGATTTTTGCCTGTGAGTGTTTCAATGGTAAGTTTATTTATGTGCCGGTAGATACTAAGCTTTTGAAAAAAGGACAAAATCTATTAGCGGTACATGTTAAAAATAATGTGGGTGGTCAATGGCTGGATGCAGGGCTGGTATACGATAAACCTGTTGCGGGCAATTCAACTGTTTTGCTGGCTAAACAAACTAAGGTTGGAATCACTGCAACTCAAACTTCTTATAGTTTTGAATGTGGTAAGGTAAATCTGGATGTGGACTTTACTTCACCACTGCTAATGAATGATTTGAATCTATTGTCCCGTCCGGTTTCTTATGTATCCTTTAAGGTGAAAGCTAAAGATGGTAAAAAGCATAATGCTGAAGTTTATTTTGGAGCAAGCACCGGGTTAGTGGTCAATACAGAATTTCAGGAAGTGACTGCTAAACAGTATAAAACAGGGCAATTGTCAGTTTTGAAAGCGGGTACAAAAGAGCAGGCCATATTGAAAAAGAAAGGTGACGATGTTCGTATTGATTGGGGGTATTTATATGTCGCTGCTCCACAGAACGCCCAGGCAAAGCAGTACACTGGCGCTGCTGAGGAAGCTTTAACTGCATTTACAACAGGTAAAACAACAGGGAAGACCAGTATGGATGGGAAAAAACTAGTGCTCTCTACGGTGCTGCCTTTTAATCAGGTAGGGGCATCGGCAGTTGAAAAACATATTTTAATAGGTTATGATGATTTGTATTCCGTTCAATATTTTGGTCAGAATTTAAAACCCTGGTGGAACCGGAAAAATGACCAGACGATAGAAAAGCAACTGGAAATGGCAAATACAGAATACACAACTGTATTGAAAAAAAGTAATGATTTTGATCAAAGGTTTCATGCCGATAATCTCAAAGCAGGGGGAGCAAAATATGCTGATCTTTTAGATCTTTCTTACCGTCAGGCCATCTCTGCGCATAAATTGGTAGAAAGTCCGCAAGGAGAACTTCTTTTTCTTTCTAAAGAAAACTTTAGTAATGGTTCTATCAATACGGTGGATATAACTTATCCTTCGGCACCACTATTTCTTGTGTATAACCCTGATTTACTAAAAGGGATGTTAAACGGGATCTTTTATTATAGTGAAAGTGGCAAATGGAAAAAACCGTTTCCTGCGCACGATCTGGGAACTTATCCTTTAGCCAACGGACAGACTTACGGAGAAGATATGCCGGTTGAAGAAGCTGGTAATATGATTATTCTGGCTGCAGCAATCGCCAGGGTGGAGGGCAATGCAGATTATGCTAAAAAACATTGGAAAACACTTTCTATTTGGGCAGATTACTTGAGTAAAGAAGGATTTGATCCGGCTAATCAGCTTTGTACAGATGATTTTGCCGGCCATATGGCGCGCAATGCTAACTTATCCGTTAAAGCAATTGTTGCGCTGGGTGGATATGGAATGCTTGCGGATAAACTTGGAATGAAAGCTGAGGCCGTGAAATATAAACAGATGGCTAAACAGATGTCGGTTAAATGGATGGAAATGGCAAACGATGGAGATCATTATGCATTAACTTTTGATCAGAAAAATACGTGGAGCCAGAAATATAACATGGTTTGGGATAAAGTACTGGATATGGATATCTTTCCAAAGGAGGTTTTCAAAAAAGAAATTAAGTATTATCTGACCAAGCAAAATGCTTTTGGTTTGCCACTGGATAGCCGCCGCAGTTATACCAAATCAGATTGGATTATGTGGACAGCAACGTTGACGGATAACCGTGCTGATTTTGAAAAGTTTATAGATCCGATATATAAGTTTGCGATAGAAACGCCAAGCAGAGTTCCGCTAAACGACTGGCATGAAACAACGGATGGTAAACAGGTGGGCTTCCAGGCGCGAAGTGTAGTAGCGGGCTATGCGATGAAATTGCTGGACTATAAGCTACATGGTAAATAA
- a CDS encoding glycoside hydrolase family 71/99-like protein, producing the protein MKHLTIYLLIAIACLGCKKSVTPQHEELGTSKSLTAANAISKSTSKKIFMHWMPWFETPDSRGAWGYHWKMNTQNPDVITNGKRQIAAYAYPKTGPYASGDPDIIEYQLLLMKYSGVDGVMIDWPGTRARYDYPDNLANANALISKLNALGLQFSIVHEDRNWDAGQTSGANGDFVYMQNNYFNQSNYLKVNNVPVVLNFGPITFHQPSEWDQILAGLNPKPKVIPLYGNTNQVGSNNAGGEFPWIYQDHPTVVNNYYAQAANFPISIGVVYPGFNSFYQAGGADGPTWQIAYNGTGTFSTLLDKALASSVGIIQFATWNDYGEGTMIEPTAEFGYGFLTIMQQKLGVSYGQHELELIYRLYQYRKQYRGNSGVQQQLNQVFSYFAAQQVSNAEGLLNSIGGGTTPPPTGTGITIKNKWLNTFLFEENGQVKYGTANTDARSKWVLEQVNGHTRIKNVSTNHYLNIEHLYSYAESSVVPDTFYSSYWVIEDYNGFKRIKSEWKNTYLNLENKSGFAQATAINATAESSQWTIN; encoded by the coding sequence ATGAAACACTTAACTATTTACTTACTTATAGCCATCGCTTGCCTGGGCTGTAAGAAGTCAGTGACCCCGCAACATGAGGAGCTGGGTACATCCAAATCGCTTACTGCAGCGAATGCAATCTCAAAATCAACCTCCAAGAAAATTTTTATGCACTGGATGCCCTGGTTTGAAACGCCGGATTCAAGAGGGGCTTGGGGTTATCATTGGAAAATGAACACGCAGAATCCGGATGTAATCACAAACGGTAAACGTCAGATTGCGGCTTATGCTTATCCGAAAACAGGCCCATATGCCTCAGGAGATCCTGATATTATCGAATATCAGTTATTACTGATGAAGTATTCGGGTGTTGATGGGGTGATGATTGATTGGCCGGGTACAAGGGCACGTTATGATTATCCGGATAATCTGGCAAACGCTAACGCGCTGATTTCAAAATTAAATGCGCTTGGATTACAATTCAGTATTGTGCATGAAGACCGGAATTGGGACGCCGGACAAACCAGCGGAGCAAATGGTGATTTCGTTTATATGCAGAATAATTATTTTAATCAGAGTAATTACTTGAAGGTGAATAATGTGCCTGTAGTTTTAAACTTTGGCCCTATTACTTTCCATCAGCCTTCAGAATGGGACCAGATCCTTGCAGGTCTTAATCCAAAACCCAAGGTGATTCCATTATATGGGAATACAAACCAGGTGGGGTCAAATAATGCCGGAGGAGAGTTTCCATGGATTTATCAAGACCATCCTACCGTGGTGAATAACTATTATGCACAGGCTGCTAATTTCCCGATTTCAATCGGTGTGGTTTATCCTGGTTTCAATTCTTTTTATCAGGCTGGTGGAGCTGATGGGCCTACCTGGCAAATTGCCTATAATGGAACTGGCACTTTTTCAACTTTGCTGGATAAGGCATTGGCTTCCAGTGTAGGGATTATTCAGTTTGCAACCTGGAATGATTACGGAGAGGGAACGATGATTGAGCCTACTGCTGAATTCGGCTACGGATTTTTGACGATCATGCAGCAAAAACTGGGCGTGTCTTATGGGCAGCATGAATTGGAATTGATTTATCGTTTATATCAATATCGCAAACAGTATAGAGGTAATTCTGGCGTTCAGCAGCAACTAAACCAGGTTTTTAGTTACTTTGCTGCGCAGCAGGTTAGCAATGCTGAGGGCTTATTGAATAGTATTGGAGGAGGAACTACACCGCCGCCAACAGGAACAGGTATCACTATTAAAAATAAATGGTTGAATACTTTTCTGTTTGAAGAAAATGGGCAGGTTAAATATGGTACTGCTAATACTGATGCCCGTTCAAAATGGGTTTTGGAACAGGTAAATGGGCATACCAGGATTAAAAATGTAAGTACCAATCATTACCTGAATATTGAACATTTGTACAGCTATGCAGAAAGTTCTGTAGTCCCTGATACTTTTTATAGCAGTTATTGGGTAATCGAAGATTACAATGGCTTTAAAAGGATAAAAAGTGAATGGAAAAACACTTATCTGAATTTAGAAAATAAGAGCGGGTTTGCCCAGGCTACGGCTATTAATGCTACTGCTGAGAGCAGCCAGTGGACGATAAATTAA
- a CDS encoding rhamnogalacturonan acetylesterase, which yields MKRLLQPIIYLLTITSLMLMMSFYWPAKNITIYLAGDSTMSEKNIRTYPETGWGMPFALFFDSTVTVKNIAKNGRSTKTFITEGLWKQITNQLKADDYVFIQFGHNDESPTKASYTPEAAYKNNLRLFIKETREKNAIPILITPVSRRRFNAAGQIEETHEVYSGLVRTVAQEQNVKLIDLDNESRALFQELGPENSKMLFNQLKAGENPNYPEGKTDNTHFNEMGARKIAEIILREIKKQKLSLADRIYKK from the coding sequence ATGAAAAGATTACTACAGCCCATAATTTATCTGCTGACCATTACTTCGTTAATGTTAATGATGTCTTTTTACTGGCCTGCTAAAAACATCACTATTTATCTTGCAGGGGATTCGACAATGTCTGAAAAAAATATAAGAACCTATCCTGAAACTGGCTGGGGTATGCCTTTTGCGTTATTCTTTGATTCCACGGTTACCGTAAAAAATATCGCCAAAAATGGCAGAAGCACTAAAACTTTCATCACTGAAGGTTTATGGAAGCAAATTACAAATCAGTTAAAAGCAGATGATTATGTATTTATTCAATTTGGGCATAACGATGAATCGCCAACAAAAGCCAGCTATACCCCTGAAGCGGCTTATAAAAATAACCTGCGGCTGTTTATTAAAGAAACAAGGGAAAAAAATGCAATTCCAATATTAATTACGCCTGTATCTCGACGTAGATTTAATGCCGCTGGCCAAATTGAAGAAACCCATGAAGTTTATTCTGGATTAGTACGCACTGTTGCACAAGAACAAAACGTAAAGTTAATTGATCTTGACAATGAAAGCCGGGCACTATTTCAGGAATTAGGTCCAGAGAATTCAAAAATGCTTTTTAATCAGTTAAAAGCTGGAGAGAACCCCAATTACCCGGAAGGAAAAACGGATAATACACACTTCAACGAAATGGGTGCCCGTAAGATTGCAGAAATTATCTTACGTGAAATCAAAAAACAGAAGCTAAGTTTGGCAGACCGGATTTATAAAAAATAG
- a CDS encoding Rpn family recombination-promoting nuclease/putative transposase, with translation MSANTNKYIDPLSDFGFKHLFGGEPNKEIMIAFLNALFEGEKYITDLIYNPTELAGDDSKHKKVSFDLLCTGDKGEQFIVEMQRADHDNFEDRCIFYLSRLIHQQKLKSNRHWEVKLKEVFLVAILDFNMKNCLSDHYLQSISLVNTGTGKIFHNGLGFKFLELPKFDKKEDELENELDKWVYMLKHMHSLDQIPKYLDKRVFEKIFNIAEMGRLSPEQQFVYDSILQREEDDYSRLKSAERRGIKEGIEKGLEKGKHETALAIARKMKEENFDNDKIAGFTTLSIEEIESL, from the coding sequence ATGTCAGCTAATACAAATAAATACATTGATCCATTATCAGATTTTGGATTCAAACATCTTTTCGGCGGTGAACCTAATAAAGAGATTATGATTGCCTTTTTAAACGCCTTGTTTGAGGGGGAAAAATACATTACCGATCTTATCTACAATCCAACTGAACTTGCCGGGGATGACAGTAAGCATAAAAAGGTCAGTTTCGATTTGTTGTGTACCGGAGACAAAGGCGAGCAATTCATTGTAGAAATGCAGCGGGCAGATCATGATAATTTTGAGGACCGCTGTATTTTTTACCTGAGCAGGCTGATCCATCAGCAAAAGCTAAAAAGTAACCGGCACTGGGAAGTAAAATTGAAAGAAGTTTTCCTGGTTGCAATCCTGGATTTTAACATGAAAAATTGCCTGAGTGACCATTATTTGCAAAGTATTTCACTGGTCAATACCGGTACAGGTAAAATATTCCACAATGGACTGGGATTTAAGTTTTTGGAACTGCCTAAATTTGACAAGAAAGAAGATGAACTGGAAAATGAGCTGGACAAATGGGTGTATATGCTTAAACACATGCACAGCCTGGATCAGATTCCTAAGTATCTGGATAAACGTGTTTTTGAAAAAATATTTAATATCGCTGAAATGGGCAGACTATCACCAGAACAACAATTTGTATATGATTCGATTTTACAGCGGGAAGAAGACGATTACAGCCGGCTTAAATCTGCAGAACGCAGAGGAATAAAGGAAGGGATAGAAAAGGGTTTAGAAAAAGGTAAACATGAAACTGCGCTGGCCATCGCAAGAAAAATGAAGGAAGAGAATTTTGATAATGATAAAATTGCCGGTTTTACTACACTTTCAATTGAAGAAATAGAAAGCCTGTAA